Within Channa argus isolate prfri chromosome 4, Channa argus male v1.0, whole genome shotgun sequence, the genomic segment TCACACTGAAGGAGGTTCAGCTGCAGAAAGATCCTGGCTATAGAAACTCATCGTACCCCGAATCAGGTGAGGAATAATGCATGAAACACTACTTCAGCGACTTGTTTTCCCAGTGAAAACTTCACTCGATGGGAAAGTTGACAGTGGGATATGAAGGGGAAGATGTGACCCAAAGATACTGAGGGGTGAAAAGGACAGGTGCGGAAGTcccaaaaacaggaagtgttttgtttgactcacacaaacacaatcagcaGCTATGAGTCACAGCTCCTGGACGCCATTAGTATATTTAAGCCCAATTTACTACAATTCTAATAAATATTGCTACTTTCTATCTCACTGTTTCCAAGTACTTAACACACTGAAATATTCAGTGACTCACACATCCAAAAGCtatctttctcttttcagtCTTTAAAGAAATCCAGTGATTGTTGTACATCCTTGCATGCTGCAGACAGGAGACACTAATGGCTAATTCGGTATACTGTTAATGGTGCCAATATGCCAAGAAAGTAAGTTCTAAATAAAGGCTAAAAATAGGTCTTGCATTATACTTCCTGTTTTTAACCTTTAAGGGAAAATGAGAATTATTTTGAAATCTGACAATGTGACTTTTTCAAACTGAATACACTTTCCCCTTTTTGTTTATCTCCTTAGGCAACGGAAAGAGCAGAAGACAAAGCATGCTGTTTTAGAGTTTCTggactgtttcttttttttgtatggATCTGTTAGCTGTAGTTTTGTCGACGGAACCAACGGTAACCAGAAATGGTGGTTGACGTGGAGCATCATCAATCCCTCCAATCTGCTTGGGACACTTGCCCACGGTGCAACCCCCTCCCACATTTGGCCTGACCCTGGCCTAAGAGAgacatttatatactgtacatctatATTTATTGAGAGAATTTGCTGCTAAATCCAACTACTGTCTAGAGTTCTAACTGGCTCAGTCACTTTAATGAGTACATGCAATGtgtatagttttgttttgttttttggaagtggtgatatttttagatttgttttgtcaATATTTCTATTGTCATACACAAACTCCTTGGTGAGAGTGGTGTGTAAGGCACACAAACAGAGGGATTTTTATGTAGCAGCTCAAAAGGGTATTTTTCTTCTCGTCTCTGTTGCCACAGTGCTGTTCTCTACTGCACAAATCCTTTGTGACCATTTACTCTGAAGGTTTTTGATGCCAGATTTGATTTAAAACTGGTAATTTTATCCTAATGAGTGCAGTGCTGTCAAGCTGTGCGCAAAGATGCTGGCATATCATTCCACTATGCTGTGGTCTGTGTTGTGACCAgtggaaaaaatgcaatggaCAACTTTAGGGCATTAAAGGATAATTCTAAAGAAATCCCTACATATTTAACTGCAGTGAACAACTCAGATACTTTGTTTGTCTATGATAAAGGAGAGGGGTGAAGTAAATTCCCAATGTTGGAATCTGCAGTGCTCTCCTTTTTGGCATTCCCATCCCTGTCAACTGTAGAAATTCATCTTTTTCCAGATATTTCCTATCATTGTGTTGCATGCCTGCTCTGCTGTTGAAGGAAGCACACAGCCACCAAACTCCTAATTCAGGAAGCACTAGCTGTAGTCCTGCACCTAGTGAGCAAGATACTGAGTCAGTGTATTTAACAGTGTTACAGCAATGTTTTGTAAGATCTCCTTTGACTTTATTTGTGGATTACTGTTCTTGGTGTGGGATTTCACTGCAGATGCCCTCCCACTTGAGCTTTCTTTTTCGgagtaaagaaaattaaatctaAAGTTTAAACAGAAACTACAAACTGGTTTGAGAATTTTTTTCTATGATGTACTGACACCTATGTTCAAGCATTCAATGCTTTTGTTTATTGACATTCTtcacaatacaaaaaatatacagaatacatactgtataccAAGTCCAgtataaaaaacattacaagtgttatttttttttttccatcgaTTGAAATCTCGTCTTCAATTAAAGattttggaataaagaggaaaaataaaacaaggcaCAGCCGGTACTGAGAAGCATAGTGCATATATTACATACAATACCACACAAGTGGAAAAACTTCACATTGtgttcaccattttattttttttttttatttttttaaactgaccaAGCTCTCTGCGCAGAATGAGTGGCTAGCTAGCCTTTTGCAGCTAGTTACACATCACTATTGTCCGTCATGGACAGGGTCATGTGGAATTGTGCTGCATTTTATCACAAAGAGCCAGATGTCTCACAGGCATCGTGGCATATGGCTTTTTACCAAGTGCTTTCAACCAATGGATCTGAAGCAACTCAAGTGCAAAAAAAGTGAGGTCACAATCTGTCTCATAATACATTAGTGAAGCAAATTTTGACAAACCCAACAAGAGATCACTACTGctgcagatgatgatgatgatgataatgacaaaatgagaaatattcAACAAGcgacaaatgaaaatggaagGGTTTTACCAAATCCTAAATCAGGATTTGTGGCTGGTGGGGGACAGGAGCAGGGAGGAGGGTGTTCCTTCCAGGTTTGGCAGGGGGACAGTCATGTGCCCGTTGATTAGGCTGGGGAACtgtggaggaagagaaaggggCTGAGAGTTAGTTAGAAGGGGACGGAGGCTCTATGAAAGCTGCTTTCCGGTGAGGAACTGCAGCATTGTCACTGCtctgatttcctgttttttttttcattgtctttcttcctttttttatatGTCCCCTGCACCTTGACAACAGAAGGAAAAGTCAATGTTATTTGTGCATAAAGAATCCGGTAcgatgtgtgggtgtgtgtgttagtgcctGTGGAGGGGGTGTGTTATATGTGTGTTTCACAAATGAGGAGCAGCTCTTAAACCAGTCGACCCTGTTCAGACTGGCTCCCCTGGGCTCAAACAGGAAGTATTCGCAGGATTTCCTCTCCCTCTCGCGAGCACTGAAACAGGACACCTCTGCTGGATGTGCTTAGTAAGTCTCAACTAGTTTCTCAACagttttagaaagaaaaaattacAGGTTCAGGCTATAAATACTGGTACCAGTAAATACTTTTATTGGCTTGTGTCTACAATTAGACACTAGTTCCAAAATGTTCTTgtcataatttttaattaacgACTGCTCGGAAGAACAGCACTAATTCTACCTGCAGAGCCTCACAGCTTCCGCCTCAGCTTTCAAACAATAATCCTTTGAGCACACAATCTGTTCTCAACCCCTGCTATTTTTAttcctctctcattttctctatgggcacacctgtgtgtgtgtgtgagagagagagagcgagagtgtTTTTCTGACCTGGAATAGGGAGTTGTGGCCCTGCAGCCGGGCGGGGCTGAGTGGGGCAACGGGACTCAGGCTGCTCCAGAAGTGGATGCCTGATAACAGAGGACTGTGGGCCAGCAGCAAACCAGAGGGAGTCTGTAAgggggaaaacacagagcacaaGATTGAGGAGTCCATGCATAAATAACAAAagcctacttttttttttttaaagacaagcAGAGACCAACTGGTTGAAGAACATTTCTCTTAGGGCTTTGGTAATGCAAAACATACTGAAATGGTACAGGGACGTGTATTGGCgtttggaaaaacaaactgacGGAGCAGGAAGGAAGTCTGTGGTTTCTTCCCCAGAAAACAGGGGTGACGTGAGGAGTGAGAAGGTGGGGGCTGTTGATTGTAGGGTGGGGAGAGAGGGGAGTGGGGTCCTAGAGCACTTGGAACACCAACTAGAGAGAAAACATATGAAATcaatttctccctctctcccctggTCTTCTCCACCTCCCCCTACTTTCCCCTGTGTCACCTCGGAGAAGTGAGCCAGTGTTGTGTAGGGACCAGCCCTGCTCACATTATTAATGGAATTATTGGAGCATATGGCATCACTTAGGGACTCTTCCCCAATCTCATAGGTTGGGCTTGCAGAAGATTTCTGTAAATCGCttgttttcctctcttctcactTCAGAGCCCTCAAAAGCAGACAGTGTTGAATGCTGTATTAGTGCCTTTCTTAATCTATGGACAAAGCTCTGATATGGCCAAGTAGTTTTCCTTTGTAACATAACTTTAATACAAACCCAGCTTTAGCAGATATAGATTATGATGATGCCCACGGCAGAGTCTTTAGGGAAATGGCAAAGATACAAACCAAGATGTCCTGGTTCTATAAGTTTGGCTCTAATTGTACAGCAGAAGGAACTACAACAACTGTACTGTAAAAGCTAAATCCATCTCAAAGCAGCCATGTCATTTGaagctaaaacaacaaaagaggTCAAAACTAACTGAATTCACAGACTTTACCGTGCTTTAGTTGaccaaaatttacattttatttttatttctcaaacTTTAATTTGAGAATGGGCATATTTCAAGACGGCTGATGTTTCCAACACATAAACATTCTGGCAGTAATTTTGGCCTTGACCCCACAGAGGTGTTTACTGAAAGGTTTCATCCCAAACTAAACACAGACTGACtcattaaaatcaaaatctTCAAATTCAGATTGCACAAATTTCTTCTCGACAACCTGAAACCATACCAAGTTGcccttttaaataaatgtctatTTGTCCTGAAATTTGGCTCAAGTGAAGAcctaaataaatgtagtgataGTATTTCCACCAACACATGCCAGGCTGTGTCACATGTCTATTGCTGGAGACACACTGATATTATACTCACATATCCCATCATCTCTCCATGCCAGCCAGGACACCACAGAGAGAAGATGGAAATAGATATCCTCACAgaattattcttatttttttaataatttttctgCTCACTCACTTCAGCTTTTGCTGGTAGAGTGACAGGATCTCTAGCTAGCTTTAAATTACTAAGAGCAAAAATAAGAGAACTTGCAAAAATGTGTCATAGGGCAGCACTGGGGCATGGAAACATGTCCTGACAAGACAGTGTTAAACGGGTTTTAGAGCAATCCCTGTGAACAGGGCGCACCACGCTACCAGAAAGAAACAGGTGTTTCCCAAATGGTTAGATAACATCTTGAATGGGTCACTACTGCCCAAAGCACAAACGTAACCACACTGTCTTTAAACCATCTGACTCGTTTctacaaaagaggaaaaagcatCGTGCTTGCATCTGATTACAGGGAATTATAGTTGGGTATTGTACAGATAAATCGTTTTACCTGTGCAGTGAAGAAGGCAGGAGTGAGGGAGCCAGATGGCAGTGCTGGGCTGTTGAGGGCAATGGATCCGATGTCGCTGCCCGTCAGCAGCAGGGATGGGGAGATCTCCAGAGCTTTaggctttttgctttttggtgGGAGTCCATCTCCTTGGTTACTGCTACTATTAGAATTAATTCTATCACTGCTGCTCCTCTTCTCAGGAGGCTGCTGTGCTCGCTCTCTATGCCCAGAGGAGAGGTTGAGGGGCTGAGAGCTCTGGTCAgagtcctcctcctcttcctcttttgcaTTAGGGGTCCAGCTTCGGCTGAGCCTGGTGTGGGGGGAGGATGGGGATTGAGGAGGGAGATTGGATGACTTGGGTGAGAAGTAAGACTCGGGTTTaccagagggaggagagctACGGTCATTGGCATTTGTACCAAAGCGGATGACAGAGCGTGGCTCATCCTGACGCTCCTGCATTGCACGAAGAAGCTCAGGCTGGTTCTGCAGGGAGCTGATGCTGAAGGAGGAGTAGAGACCTGAGTGGAGGTAGTTGTTCCGACAGTGCTGTGCCTCCAGGGCTGCCAGGGTCCTCCTCTGggcttcctcctctccttcctcttcttcctcctcctctacctCTAGCCCAGGGGTCTCTCCTTCCTGGAGGGGAAACCGACCAGAAGCTAGGCCCATTTCAACCGCCTGTGGGTCCATCTTCAGGATCTCAGGGAATGACACAAACTTGTAGACAAATTTCTGGCCAATCACCTTCTTGATGATGTTCTGTGAAACAGACAGACACTATTAATAATCTCTTTACATCTACCCTGAGAGCATGTACAACCAACTGATTTtacttaaagaaaataaaacacagcagaagTCGATTATCACAGGAGTGTTGAAAACCCATCTGATTTCAGCCAAGGCAAGCTGCCACACTGAGAGGGTAGTGTGTTAAGAGTACTACAATGTAGGCAGAGCTCTACTGTGCATTTAATGAGAAAGAGGAAGTGGAAGTGTATCGAGGGAGATTGTGGGTTTTTAGAGAAGCACAACAAAGACTTTGCTGCAGTACTACACTCCTTTCTCGTACCTTCAGGTCCCACTGTAACAGCTGCTATTACTTCATTAGTCAAAGTACTACACAGAATTTTCTCTTGTCCTCGATCAGTATTCAGTTTCTCACCTTGTCATAGTAGTAGCGCAGGGCTCTGCTCAGCTTGTCATAGTTCATGTTGGTCTTGTTTTTGCGTAGTCCCCACAGCTTGGCCACTTCCTCTGACTTCAGGAGCTTGAACTCGCCATCTGTTGACGTCCAACATATCAGGTGCTTGTGACTCTGAtcaagcagcagctgcagcaggaactGCCAAAGAGTGATGGCACTGTCCATACCTAGAGTAAGACATGCAGATGGCAAAAGATCAACTCAGACAGTAGGCAACATCAAAACCCTTAGGACATCTTTAAAATCCAGATGTACTCTTCACTTGAATTTTATTCTGACCTTTTCTCTAATAGATAAAAGTGGAACATCACCACTTAGATGTGTcagctgacaaaaacaaaagcaccaaaACTACCTGCTAAATTCTGCAGTGACTGAATAGGCTCAAATTTAAAATCTCCAAATGAAACACACCAGGCAGCTCTTCTGTGTTTACACTGTAAAGTAAATTTTTACATGACTAAATTAATTGTCTATTAAACATAacttgtgcatttgtgtttaaaataagatttgatgtttcatttttattaaatgcctTTGTCCCTGATTTCTTTATTTCCACTGTGCTTTACTCCAAACAGACTAAATTAGGTTACTGGCTGAAGAGGGAACGGCCTGTGAACAGTAACATGTGGTGTAAGGAAGGACTAGACCGGTGATGAATAGAACAGTGTGTTGAGAGTATAGTGAAATGTAGcagcagcaaaagaaaaaaaaacataaagaggAACAACAGCTCAAGCCAGAAATATGCTGCGGTTCAACCTGGCCCTCGCTCCACAGGAAGAATGACGGGCCCAGGGTGGGTTATTCCTTTAATAGAGGAATGTGCAGCCTCGAAGCTCCTGTCTGCCTGCTAGGAGCTCACATTTTAATGCTGGGGGGAATGTTTAAGTGACTGCACGCTGAAGACATCGACTCCATATGTAAGGGTTAAAGAAATTAGTTGATTAATCGTTTAGTCAATTGACCAACCCGGGGGGAAATCTATATTGCTATCGGTCAGGTTATAATTTTGGCACCACACCTCAAATATTTTAGACCTTATAGATAACACAGTGTTATCTGTGGATGTGAGCAGCAATTAGTGACTGGCACTAAAAAAACCAATACCAAACTGGCCTTTCCTCTACTACATACAGCATCTCAGTCCAGtacagagggaaagagagagggagcactGAACTCATTTCCGACACAAGCCGTCCCCTGAGTTTTAAATCTGCCATGTGAAACTACAAACCTGTCAAAGTCAGGACTTCCTCCTATTCTACATTCAAGGACAAATTGTGAGGAGAGGGGATCCCACAGCAGGGGAGCATTTCCCCAGTCCTACCACACTTCCCACAAAAATCCCACTGGGAGAAGCTCAAAAGATCAAATCATTGTCCCCTTTCCACAGCTCCACCCTTTATCCCACTCTGAACTCAGACTTGTCTGGGCTTTTAAACAGACTTTCAagcaaatgtaaagtttgtCCATTGAGCTGACAGTCTACAATTAGGCCAGCGTGACTTCTAAACATTCACCTTTGCACGCTGCTTCAAATACAACAGTGGATCTTTTAAGTGTCCTGCAGCTACTGTGTTTACAAACTGTAAAGTACAAAAGTGATAACAACCTTACTACTGACATACGACATGGATCTTACAGTAATAGCACTACCACACAGACATATCATAGCAAAGCCTTACAATGACGTAGCTACAGCCACTTTGAGAGCCGCAGACATGGAATAACTCTTTCTAGGAATATGATAGACATTTTGGTAGAGGACAAGGATCACTGCAGCCTACTCTGTGCGCACAAAGCCGTCCAGTGTGTTGGCTAAACGGAAACTCCTAATGTGATTAGATGCTGTGTGCAGACATTACTTAGCCATGACTAAATCTGCTGTCTTCCTGTTCACGCTGAACCTTAAGAGGGGCCAAtcagaaatgcatttaaaaatagtgGCAAAAAACGGGGGCTACTTTTGCAAtgtctcttctgtctttttagAAGAGCTACAATTGTATCCAGGAGTTGAAAGTTGCAGTAAGAGTTACGCACAGAGGCCCGGATCCGTCTTCTGCCCCACTGACTCATTTTCAAGATGTGGCTCGGACCGAAAGACGGCACAGTTGTGTCCGCATCTAAACATGAACTGATGTTACTCTCGCTTGAAAAAAACACTCGATCCTCAAAGTTGAACACAACTCGAAACATTTTACAGCCAAGGCAGCTCGTGTAAAGTAAGGACACCGTCGCTAACCCAACTAAAACGGTGTTATTTCACTGTCTACAAGCCTCCAATTAGCCAACAAAGCGCTGGTCACAGAAAGATGTCCGCTTTATTTCACCTTACCTGCGATCTCTGGCTCGTTTTTTTCTCCGCGGAACTTTACGGTGAAGCTTGTGGGACTCCCTGCTTTCCCATGCTTACTTCTGGTCTACACAGTTGTGCTGGACTGAAATAGGATCCTgggctttttctctttctgagCAGGAAGTTGGAGCGGGCAGACACAGAGCCGGCTGACTTCCTCTCCCCTACGATTCCCCAGGCAGTTTGCCGTCTGTGTAAACACACTTTTCCTCCCCTCCTCTTCGCTTCTGCCTGCCCACGGACGGCCAGCAGTGGGCCTACTCTGTGTCAGCACACATGGCGCTAGAGAAGCTCGTGCAAGTCAGTACGCTGACAGTGAGCAGGCTCATGTGATGGTTTCAGGTACACTCGTTAATTCAAACGCCTACAATCACAGACCAAAAGTCGTGGGATTTTATGacctatttatttaaatacatttttccgAAATGAGCAGTAAGATTGATGGGATAGGCATGAGTGGATTTAaccatttttaataaagaaatgcaGATTTTAGATAGTAGTAATGCATTTATGAAGATAGGATAAGGGTGGGGGGATTACAGATCTAACAGTAATAGATAAACCGATCAGACTTGACATTATGATCAACTGTGTATTGTAATGCAATTCAGaccagtggctctgccatgaacgCTCCTTTTACCAGACTAGAACGTCTTAGTGTTAGAGATTATtacattgcattaaattgcacaggtggtcataaggTTATGCCTATGGCATCCTGGTGCAGCAGTGGGTTAGGCTGCAAAATTGGGgcaggatgcagaaggccgcgggatCGAATGCCACCCCGCCAGGTGTGGCCCTGGCCCCGCCAACAAGgcccaccttggtgccggtccagCCAGGATGAGCCAGGGTtgaggcaggaagggcatccagcgtaaacaCTCATGCCAAATCCTTATTTCCTTATTTGGATGAAACATAGAACATTTGTTTGATTAACCAGATTTCTTAATTAGCACAATGCCAAAAACACTGTGGCAAATTCTGATAACTACTGAACTCAAAAGAtgtgaaaactaaattaaatgtattttttccaattttatacttaataattttttcacatttttttaaggcGTCTGTTTTGTTCATCCCATCCCATCGAGCACACCTTTTTTCAATAATTTGATtgtattagaaaatatttgtaatgtCTGAACATTAGTTTATTGACAGGCTTAGTCTTGAAATGGCTAAGACCTAAGATGCAAATTTCAGGAATATCTGATGAATctagtttaaaacaaaacaaaataaaaattagattAGTTGAAGGGTTTGTATAAACAACTAAGGCAAAATTTAGATAATTGCATTGCTGATAAGTGAAGTAGGATCCTTGAAGCTACAATTTGCAACACAGTGCTGGcatgagaataaaaaataaataaaaataaataaaatcagtccactctgctTTGTTTAGTTCTCCTCCCTGTGGCACTCAACTTCTACATTCCTTTTACTTTCTGTAACACTCCATCCATATAATATacttcttaaataaataaataaatacattggagactacacattattattattattattatgtgcagACTACACATTTAAGAACATACTATGTGTTGATAAAACATAGAAGTCTTCAATTATTGATTCATTTGTGGCCATACAGTTCATCGTGGTACTATGTACCTTTATAAAGCTGCGTTTTGACCAGAAAGTTCATGGTACTTTTTCCAGGACTAAAGTCCAAGAACCTCTTTGCGGGTAAAAGTCGCCCCCAGTGCCTCGTAACATTTCCATAACAGTGTGAAAGCACATTTTAGATTAAACAAAGTTGCCCCCCACCCACTGTCCCAACTCACTTATCGTCCGACACTCAGTACTTATTATctggattcatttttaaatgacccTTACAGTGATCATCTAAAGTGCAGCTACTGCTTTTTGTGGCAAGCAAACAATCCTGCTCAGCCCAAAGTAGGAAGTGCCACGGGTTTAAAAGCTGGGTAGTATCTGACCAATCAGCTACATTTGACATTACAGGCCCCAACCTTCAGAAAATACTATTCCTAGGGACTGTTCTAGGATGAACAACTATGACTACGAACTATTTAAACCCCCGATTCTTCTTTTTATGCTTACGCTGATGTAAATTGAATACCATTTAAGGTGCCTCATTCTAAGGATACTTGGTCATATTGTTGCCAGTATTGGTTAGGACATTTCCTTTATATCCaacattttggtttttacatTAATTCACTGCAACAGACTAACTTCACTTTGAGCGCTGACCTGTTGTACTAATTGACAATTAGCTCGTATTTTACAAACTCCACTCATCAAGTTCGGAAGTTTAGGTTTGACGCCGATATATCACATGAGCGCATTTGGATCAATATGTCCAAACATCTGTGTTACCGACCTGTGGAGGTCACTGAGCTCCAGAGTTGTGACACCGTCGAGGCGTGACTCCTAAGGGTGCATCTGATTGGCGTGTGAACTTTTTGCGAATTAAAGTGGTACAGTGAGAGCGCCAGACCGCGTTCAGTGCAGCAGATCACCACAGAAGCGCGATGCCTCGTTTTACTGTCCACATCAGAGATGAGTGGCTTGCAGTGCCATGTCGGGACTCTACCAACACCATCCGGTGGCTCGGACAAGAAGCTCTTAAGCGTTATATCAAGAACAAACCAGACAACGGCGGCATCACGTCTGTGAAGGACACTCGCTTCGTTGTGCGCAGGTGCCAGGGTTTGGGTTTGTTGGACGCTGATGACACCATCGAGGATGTCCTGGAGGATAATGACTTTGTGGAGCTTGGTAATGAACATAtacattgaaaaaataaatagtatgAAGGATCTGATATCCTAGATGCATGACTAACTGTGCACAATTACGGACAGCCAGAAGTGAAATAgcttatatgttttatatttttataaatgcatttcttatatattttttcaatgtAAAAGTCATGCATCTAGGATATCGGATATTATATCCATTTCACTTATCACTCAATCCAAACTTTTACTTCCAGCTATTGAAGGAGATACCATGTCTCCTGACTTTATCCCGTGTGAGCCTGGAGTTGCTTCTCTGTATCCTTAAATGCATATGCCATGCAGTGCACAGTACCATTTATTAAATCAGCTTTCTGAATTGTTCATACCTTTATTGAAGTTTATCCTTGAGTAAACTATGTTAAAAGCTCAGCAGGATATAAAGAACCTAAAGAGGTAAGTGCTAACCCATTTTctgaaaacttaaaaacatatGGTGACTTCTGTCTAACACACATctcaatatacagtacatttcctTGGATGGCAACAGCTTGACATCAACAGATTTGGTCAACTTAGGCAAGGGGCTCTACAAGATAAAGGTAACGATCTACAAGGTGTATCTGGCGAGTATTTGATCATCTTTTACTCAATGTAATCATATTCTTTGGGAAATTTTTAGCTGACTccagaggcagaaagaaaagtTGTGCAATCCAGAGAGCTTCTGGACACCAttgtcaaagaaaacaaaggtgaaGATGCAT encodes:
- the LOC137126071 gene encoding ETS domain-containing protein Elk-3-like: MDSAITLWQFLLQLLLDQSHKHLICWTSTDGEFKLLKSEEVAKLWGLRKNKTNMNYDKLSRALRYYYDKNIIKKVIGQKFVYKFVSFPEILKMDPQAVEMGLASGRFPLQEGETPGLEVEEEEEEEGEEEAQRRTLAALEAQHCRNNYLHSGLYSSFSISSLQNQPELLRAMQERQDEPRSVIRFGTNANDRSSPPSGKPESYFSPKSSNLPPQSPSSPHTRLSRSWTPNAKEEEEEDSDQSSQPLNLSSGHRERAQQPPEKRSSSDRINSNSSSNQGDGLPPKSKKPKALEISPSLLLTGSDIGSIALNSPALPSGSLTPAFFTAQTPSGLLLAHSPLLSGIHFWSSLSPVAPLSPARLQGHNSLFQFPSLINGHMTVPLPNLEGTPSSLLLSPTSHKS